One region of Catenuloplanes indicus genomic DNA includes:
- a CDS encoding tetratricopeptide repeat protein yields MPSDAAPDSTPDDRTPDEGADATSANEHVQRAALLADLEAYPDAIVELEAALALEPGDPWTLAMLARVYLATDRPADALVSADQAVQAAPGQVAPLVVRGIALVELQRFAEGAQVAEQILQLAPQEAYAQRTGAALLSETRNGQVALDTAWHAVTLAPTEPESHLVLAVVAARLHQFDLAERAYREAIRLNPDLEQAGADSGLLRLEQRRYARALAGLAAEASKEEPVAFDPRARETATQTLGRTTDEALHRALLIGGAGALIVAVLVAFSASVDGALSRFAAVSLTVLGAIGMALYLAQIPRMVRERFPQLLRTERPLMFALAGTAAMPLLFLVYAVIGTPWPLALAIASGAAAELIVFLRSRRF; encoded by the coding sequence GTGCCGAGCGACGCCGCCCCCGACAGCACGCCCGACGACCGGACACCGGACGAGGGCGCCGATGCGACCAGCGCAAACGAGCATGTGCAGCGTGCCGCGCTGCTTGCTGATCTCGAGGCTTATCCGGATGCGATCGTCGAGCTGGAGGCTGCGCTCGCGCTGGAGCCGGGTGATCCGTGGACGCTGGCGATGCTGGCCCGCGTCTATCTGGCCACCGATCGGCCGGCGGACGCGCTGGTGAGCGCGGATCAGGCGGTGCAGGCCGCGCCGGGGCAGGTGGCACCGCTGGTGGTGCGCGGTATCGCGCTGGTGGAGTTGCAGCGGTTCGCGGAGGGCGCCCAGGTCGCGGAGCAGATTCTCCAGCTGGCGCCCCAGGAGGCGTATGCGCAGCGCACCGGCGCCGCGTTGCTCAGTGAGACGCGCAACGGGCAGGTGGCGCTGGACACGGCGTGGCACGCGGTGACGCTGGCGCCGACCGAGCCGGAGAGCCACCTGGTGCTGGCGGTCGTCGCGGCCCGGCTGCACCAGTTCGACCTGGCCGAGCGTGCCTATCGGGAGGCGATCCGGCTCAATCCGGACCTGGAGCAGGCCGGCGCCGACTCGGGGTTGCTGCGGCTGGAGCAGCGGCGGTACGCGCGGGCGCTGGCCGGGCTCGCGGCCGAGGCCTCGAAGGAGGAGCCGGTCGCGTTCGATCCGCGTGCGCGGGAGACCGCGACGCAGACACTCGGCCGCACCACGGACGAGGCGCTGCACCGGGCGCTGCTGATCGGCGGCGCGGGTGCGCTGATCGTGGCGGTGCTGGTCGCGTTCAGCGCGTCGGTGGACGGTGCGCTGTCCCGGTTCGCGGCCGTCTCGCTGACCGTGCTCGGCGCGATCGGGATGGCGCTGTACCTGGCGCAGATTCCGCGGATGGTGCGGGAACGGTTCCCGCAGCTGCTGCGCACCGAGCGGCCGTTGATGTTCGCGCTGGCCGGTACGGCCGCGATGCCGCTGCTGTTCCTGGTGTACGCCGTGATCGGCACGCCGTGGCCGCTGGCGCTGGCGATCGCGTCCGGCGCGGCCGCGGAACTGATCGTCTTCCTCAGGTCCCGCCGCTTCTGA